A single genomic interval of Kogia breviceps isolate mKogBre1 chromosome 6, mKogBre1 haplotype 1, whole genome shotgun sequence harbors:
- the LOC131758073 gene encoding growth-regulated protein homolog gamma-like, whose amino-acid sequence MARAATPAAPRLLRVALLLLLVVAAGRRAAGAPVVTELRCWCLQTLQGIHLKNIQNVKVTPPGPHCGQTEVVATLKTGQEVCLNPEAPMVKKIINRMLKQGQHQLT is encoded by the exons ATGGCCCGCGCCGCGacccccgccgccccccggcTCCTCCGCGTCGCGCTGCTGCTCCTGCTAGTGGTGGCCGCCGGCCGGCGCGCAGCAG GGGCGCCTGTGGTCACCGAACTGCGCTGCTGGTGCCTGCAGACCTTGCAGGGGATTCACCTCAAGAACATCCAGAACGTGAAGGTGACGCCTCCAGGACCCCACTGCGGCCAAACGGAAGTCGT AGCCACTCTCAAGACTGGTCAGGAAGTTTGTCTCAACCCTGAAGCTCCCAtggttaaaaaaatcatcaacagGATGCTAAAACAA GGGCAGCACCAACTGACCTAG
- the LOC131758240 gene encoding growth-regulated protein homolog beta gives MARAATPAAPRLLRAALLLLLVVAAGRRATGAPVVTELRCRCLQTLQGIHLKNIQNVKVTPPGPHCGQTEVVATLKTGQEVCLNPEAPMVKKIINKMLNKDSAN, from the exons ATGGCCCGCGCCGCGacccccgccgccccccggcTCCTCCGCGCCGCGCTGCTGCTCCTGCTAGTGGTGGCCGCCGGCCGGCGCGCAACAG GGGCGCCTGTGGTCACCGAACTGCGCTGCCGGTGCCTGCAGACCTTGCAGGGGATTCACCTCAAGAACATCCAGAACGTGAAGGTGACGCCCCCAGGACCCCACTGCGGCCAAACGGAAGTCGT AGCCACTCTCAAGACTGGTCAGGAAGTTTGTCTCAACCCTGAAGCTCCCAtggttaaaaaaatcatcaacaagATGCTGAACAA GGACAGTGCCAACTGA